A window of the candidate division KSB1 bacterium genome harbors these coding sequences:
- the udk gene encoding uridine kinase encodes MDKAPRQRKAVLIGIAGGTGSGKTLVAQRLRDSLGEESVTILQQDWYYRDLSHLPPEIRERQNFDHPDAIEHELLIEHVRQLLSGEPAEAPVYDFCRHCRTGERQVIPARPVILLEGIFVLHDRNLRELMDLRVYVDTDPDVRFVRRLQRDLNERGRTLDSVVRQYLETVRPMHLQFVEPSRWHADIIIPGGGENRLAIEVLSAWIRNLLATRPEMTTKGGAGK; translated from the coding sequence ATGGACAAGGCTCCACGACAGCGGAAGGCAGTCCTCATCGGGATTGCCGGGGGTACCGGATCGGGAAAGACGCTGGTGGCGCAGCGCCTACGGGACTCTCTGGGCGAGGAGTCCGTTACAATTCTCCAGCAGGACTGGTACTACCGCGACCTAAGCCACCTTCCGCCGGAGATCCGGGAGAGGCAGAACTTTGACCATCCCGACGCCATCGAGCATGAGCTCCTGATCGAGCATGTGAGACAGCTTCTCTCCGGAGAGCCTGCCGAAGCCCCCGTTTACGACTTCTGTCGTCACTGCCGCACCGGCGAACGGCAGGTGATCCCCGCGCGTCCGGTGATTCTCCTCGAGGGGATCTTTGTGCTTCACGACCGGAACCTGCGCGAGCTCATGGACCTTCGTGTCTACGTGGATACGGACCCGGACGTGCGCTTCGTGCGCCGCCTACAGAGGGACCTGAACGAGCGGGGGCGAACGCTGGACTCCGTGGTGCGCCAATATCTCGAGACCGTCCGGCCCATGCACCTCCAGTTTGTGGAGCCATCCCGGTGGCACGCGGATATCATCATTCCCGGGGGTGGGGAGAATCGGTTGGCGATCGAAGTCCTGAGCGCCTGGATCCGGAACTTACTCGCCACCCGCCCGGAGATGACAACAAAAGGGGGGGCAGGTAAGTGA